From Diospyros lotus cultivar Yz01 chromosome 4, ASM1463336v1, whole genome shotgun sequence, a single genomic window includes:
- the LOC127799340 gene encoding alkane hydroxylase MAH1-like, producing the protein MVMALLGCYDILLAFISFVLISLLLGKGNGIPRNWPFVGMLPALLLHVHEIHSWCTQILAQTGGTFLLKGPWFSSMDLLCTAQPADVHYIMSSNFSNFPKGPQFLEIFDVLGDGIFNSDGESWHDQRKVARLFINDCRFHRFSKKTCRRKVETELVPMLDRASKLGLVVDLQEWFQRFTFDTSCMLFTGYDPGYLSSELPQVPFSKALDDTEEALLLRHAVPKSMWKLQKWLGVGHEKRLDDAWETLDRVISEYILMKRDELSKGIKSQEDQEDGVDLLTSYLIAEDETVMGSLKCDDKFLRDTILNFLIAGRDTTSSALTWLIYLVSTHPYVEAKIREELESIVPTDEANKWRLFEVEEVNKLVYLHGAICEALRLYPPVPFQHKASLKPDILPSGHSVHPKMKILFSLYAMGRMKFIWGEDCSEFKPERWISKQGTVKHEPSYKFLSFNAGPRTCIGKEAAFNQIKVVAATIIHNYHVRVVERHPVTLNVSIILYMKHGLMVKLSKRWA; encoded by the coding sequence ATGGTCATGGCATTGCTGGGCTGCTATGATATTCTTTTGGCCTTCATAAgctttgttttgatttctctATTGCTGGGTAAAGGAAATGGGATCCCAAGAAACTGGCCGTTTGTTGGTATGCTTcctgctcttcttcttcatgtccATGAGATCCACAGTTGGTGCACTCAAATCCTAGCCCAAACTGGGGGTACCTTTCTCCTGAAAGGCCCTTGGTTCTCTTCCATGGACTTGCTCTGCACTGCTCAACCCGCCGATGTCCACTACATCATGAGCTCCAACTTCTCCAACTTCCCCAAGGGCCCTCAGTTTCTGGAGATCTTTGACGTCTTGGGAGATGGGATTTTCAATTCCGACGGAGAATCCTGGCATGATCAGAGGAAGGTTGCGCGATTGTTCATTAATGACTGCCGCTTCCATCGGTTTTCCAAGAAAACCTGCCGGCGAAAGGTTGAGACAGAGTTGGTCCCAATGCTTGATCGTGCCTCTAAACTAGGCTTAGTTGTGGACTTGCAAGAATGGTTTCAAAGGTTCACATTTGATACCTCTTGCATGTTGTTCACTGGCTATGACCCTGGTTATTTATCTTCTGAACTCCCTCAGGTTCCGTTCTCAAAGGCCTTGGATGACACCGAGGAAGCCCTATTGCTTCGCCACGCAGTGCCGAAAAGCATGTGGAAGTTGCAGAAATGGCTTGGGGTTGGACACGAGAAGAGACTCGATGATGCTTGGGAAACCCTTGACCGTGTCATATCTGAGTATATATTGATGAAGAGAGACGAATTGAGCAAAGGGATCAAATCacaagaagatcaagaagatgGAGTTGATCTCTTGACATCATATCTGATTGCAGAAGATGAGACAGTCATGGGATCATTAAAATGCGATGATAAGTTCTTAAGAGACACCATCCTAAATTTCCTTATTGCAGGAAGAGACACTACTAGTTCAGCACTCACATGGCTTATCTATCTGGTTTCAACCCACCCCTATGTTGAAGCCAAGATCAGAGAAGAACTGGAATCAATTGTGCCAACAGATGAAGCTAACAAATGGAGGCTATTCGAGGTAGAAGAGGTGAACAAGCTAGTGTATCTGCACGGTGCTATTTGCGAAGCTTTGAGGCTCTACCCCCCAGTCCCATTCCAACACAAGGCGTCTCTAAAGCCAGATATACTTCCAAGTGGTCACAGTGTTCATCCGAAGATGAAGATACTGTTCTCTCTATATGCAATGGGGAGAATGAAGTTTATATGGGGAGAGGATTGCTCAGAATTCAAGCCAGAGAGATGGATTTCTAAGCAAGGAACAGTCAAACATGAACCATCATACAAGTTCTTGTCTTTCAACGCAGGACCCAGAACTTGCATAGGCAAAGAAGCGGCCTTTAACCAAATAAAGGTGGTGGCGGCAACCATAATCCACAACTACCATGTTCGAGTGGTAGAACGCCACCCTGTGACTCTTAATGTTTCCATAATTCTCTATATGAAGCACGGATTAATGGTTAAACTGTCCAAAAGATGGGCCTAA
- the LOC127798875 gene encoding alkane hydroxylase MAH1-like: protein MALLHYYEILLAFMSFLLIFLLANQDGIPVNWPILGMLPGLLIRIHRIHSWIAEILPKVGGTFLLKGPWFTSMEVLCTVLPADVHYIMSSNFSNFPKGPQFKEMFDILGDGIFNSDGDVWQDHRKVGQLFVSHLKFHRFSGKTSRDKVKKGLVPVLDHASDLGLVVDLQDVFQRLTFDTTCMLVTGYDPGCLSPELPRVPFADAMDDAERVILLRHVVPESIWKLQRWLGIGSEKRLKDAWVTLDHVILKYIAKKREELSKGIKSQEDQEEGVDLLTSYLTTKDETIMGSFKCDDKFLRDTTLSFFIAGRDTISSALTWFIYLVSTHCSVEAKIIDELKSVVPEKEPNKWRLFTLEEVNKLVYLHSAICEALRLYPPVPFQHKAPLRPDTLPSGHSVHPKTKILFSLYAMGRMKFIWGEDCSEFKPERWISEQGTIKHEPSYKFLSFNAGPRTCIGKELAFNQIKVVAAAIIYNYRIRVAEGHPVTPNVSIILYMKHGFRVKITKRWLGVDSS, encoded by the coding sequence ATGGCATTGCTGCACTACTATGAAATCCTTTTGGCATTCATGagctttcttttgatttttcttttggcCAACCAAGATGGGATTCCAGTAAACTGGCCAATTCTTGGGATGCTTCCGGGTCTTCTTATTCGGATCCATAGGATTCATAGTTGGATAGCTGAAATCTTGCCTAAAGTTGGGGGTACCTTTCTTCTCAAAGGTCCTTGGTTCACTTCCATGGAAGTGTTATGCACTGTTCTTCCTGCTGATGTCCACTACATCATGAGCTCCAACTTCTCCAACTTCCCCAAGGGTCCTCAGTTCAAGGAGATGTTCGACATATTGGGAGATGGGATTTTCAATTCCGACGGAGATGTATGGCAGGATCATCGGAAGGTTGGGCAGCTGTTCGTTAGTCACCTCAAGTTCCATAGGTTTTCCGGGAAGACCAGCCGGGATAAGGTCAAGAAAGGGCTGGTCCCGGTGCTTGATCATGCGTCCGACCTAGGCCTAGTTGTGGACTTGCAAGACGTGTTCCAAAGGCTCACCTTTGATACCACCTGCATGTTGGTCACTGGCTATGACCCTGGATGCTTATCTCCTGAACTCCCTCGAGTTCCATTTGCAGATGCCATGGATGATGCTGAGAGAGTCATATTGCTTCGCCATGTAGTGCCAGAAAGCATTTGGAAGTTGCAAAGATGGCTTGGGATTGGATCTGAGAAGAGACTCAAAGATGCTTGGGTAACACTTGATCATGTCATATTGAAGTATATAgcgaagaagagagaagaactGAGCAAAGGGATCAAATCACAAGAAGATCAAGAGGAAGGGGTTGATCTCTTGACATCATATCTAACTACAAAAGATGAGACAATCATGGGATCATTCAAGTGTGATGATAAGTTCTTGAGAGACACTACTCTGAGCTTCTTCATTGCAGGAAGGGACACTATCAGTTCAGCTCTCACATGGTTCATCTATCTGGTTTCAACCCACTGCTCTGTTGAAGCCAAAATCATAGATGAACTCAAATCAGTTGTCCCAGAAAAAGAACCCAACAAATGGAGGCTATTCACTTTAGAAGAGGTGAACAAGCTAGTGTATCTGCACAGTGCTATCTGCGAAGCTTTGAGGCTCTACCCACCCGTTCCATTCCAGCACAAGGCACCCCTAAGGCCGGACACACTTCCAAGTGGTCACAGTGTTCATCCGAAGACGAAGATATTGTTCTCTCTATATGCAATGGGGAGAATGAAGTTTATATGGGGAGAGGATTGCTCAGAATTCAAGCCAGAGAGATGGATCTCCGAGCAAGGAACAATCAAACACGAGCCATCATACAAGTTCTTGTCCTTCAATGCAGGGCCCAGAACTTGTATAGGCAAAGAACTGGCTTTCAACCAGATTAAGGTGGTGGCAGCAGCCATAATCTACAACTACCGTATTCGGGTGGCGGAGGGCCACCCTGTGACTCCTAACGTTTCCATAATTCTGTATATGAAACACGGTTTTAGGGTTAAAATCACCAAAAGATGGCTCGGAGTTGATAGTAGCTAG
- the LOC127799868 gene encoding uncharacterized protein LOC127799868 has product MGKFRGGTTAALLLVLGLWVAAMPREFAGTVRGDDHGSQSMAPKQQEKPSPLEMARDIYSLVARSSLSSWDKLKYFVYQLQAQVFPPDLDFRKTHGAEPEGGGGAGGRMKEAARQSFERSAETVGGSAKSVADAVGEAVHKTAEKMMETASDSGRHDEL; this is encoded by the exons ATGGGTAAGTTCCGGGGAGGAACGACGGCGGCGCTGCTGTTAGTGTTGGGTTTGTGGGTGGCGGCGATGCCCCGTGAATTTGCGGGCACAGTGAGGGGAGATGATCATGGAAGCCAATCCATGGCCCCAAAGCAACAAGAGAAGCCATCTCCCCTTGAGATGGCCAGAGACATCTACTCACTCGTTGCCAGATCCTCTCTCAGCTCTTGGGACAAACTCAAATACTTCGTCTATCAACTCCAGGCTCAAGTTTTCCCCCCTGATCTTGA TTTCAGGAAGACGCACGGAGCCGAGCCTGAAGGTGGCGGCGGCGCCGGGGGGAGGATGAAAGAGGCAGCCAGGCAGAGTTTCGAGAGGAGCGCGGAGACTGTCGGAGGATCAGCCAAGTCGGTGGCCGATGCCGTCGGAGAAGCCGTGCACAAGACAGCCGAGAAGATGATGGAGACGGCATCGGATTCCGGTAGACATGACGagctttaa